A genome region from Ammoniphilus oxalaticus includes the following:
- a CDS encoding LysR family transcriptional regulator, with the protein MNQHLVVFVKVVDLKSFSQAAEQLHMTQPAVSQYIQSLERLMGVKLLDRTSKMVRLNKAGEIVYHHAVEILGLYSRMQSLVDDLSNTASGTLSIGASYTFGEHVLPHIIAKLSKQYPHIKPTITIGNTKEISDLVRNHQLDIGIVEGNFNQRQLSVENFAEDLMYIFTSAEHPFTQLEMITAAELKEETWIVREVGSGTREAAEKMFVSFGFIPVKVLEFGSAQLIKESVEAGLGITLLSQWATQKELSLGTLSIVNIQGMPIRRKFSIVTHSATFQTKAMEVFKKIAQTSIV; encoded by the coding sequence GTGAATCAGCATCTCGTCGTGTTTGTGAAAGTAGTGGACTTAAAAAGTTTCTCGCAGGCGGCAGAACAATTGCATATGACGCAACCCGCAGTAAGCCAATATATACAATCCCTTGAGAGATTGATGGGCGTAAAGTTGTTGGATCGTACAAGTAAAATGGTTCGCCTAAATAAAGCGGGCGAAATTGTCTATCATCATGCGGTAGAAATTTTGGGGCTTTACTCGCGTATGCAAAGTTTAGTTGATGATTTATCGAATACAGCCAGCGGGACCCTTTCAATTGGAGCCAGCTATACATTTGGCGAACACGTACTGCCGCACATCATTGCCAAGCTAAGCAAACAATATCCGCATATTAAACCGACGATAACGATTGGTAATACGAAGGAAATATCTGATTTAGTTCGAAATCACCAACTAGACATTGGTATTGTGGAAGGGAACTTTAATCAGAGGCAGCTATCGGTTGAGAATTTTGCTGAAGATTTAATGTATATATTTACTTCTGCTGAGCATCCTTTTACGCAACTCGAGATGATCACCGCAGCTGAACTAAAAGAGGAAACATGGATTGTTCGTGAAGTGGGCTCAGGAACGCGAGAAGCCGCGGAGAAGATGTTTGTGTCTTTTGGATTTATACCTGTGAAAGTGTTGGAATTTGGAAGCGCCCAACTGATTAAAGAATCGGTTGAAGCGGGCCTAGGGATTACATTGCTTTCTCAATGGGCAACGCAAAAGGAACTTTCGTTGGGCACCCTAAGTATTGTAAATATCCAGGGTATGCCTATAAGGCGTAAATTCTCCATTGTCACCCATTCTGCTACATTTCAAACTAAAGCAATGGAGGTTTTTAAAAAGATTGCGCAAACGAGTATTGTGTAG
- a CDS encoding YeiH family protein, producing MNDSFNKILLWIGGVLFTFLIALIGYGLAFIPGFNRLGQMSCAIILAIAYRQIFGYPRQIQAGIQFSSKVLLRLAIVLYGLKLNIGLVLSQGLGLLLQDAIIIMSVIIVMMLLAKRLKAETSLSLLLAIGTGVCGAAAIAAASPILKSKDEDTALGVGIIALVGTIFAIIYTVVRPFLPISPLHYGIWSGVSLHELAHVVLAAAPAGQDPLAIALLAKLGRVFLLIPLCFILMFWMNKNQMSVSATSKSKISFPWFLIGFIIMSIIGSYILGVYIPVSPTFNATMTQLTTFTLTMAMTGLGLNVNLHDALTKAFRPLLAMTFTSILLSIATYFFNY from the coding sequence ATGAATGATTCTTTTAATAAAATCTTACTATGGATAGGCGGGGTTTTATTTACTTTTTTAATTGCCTTGATCGGCTATGGTTTGGCTTTTATTCCAGGGTTCAATCGTCTCGGACAAATGTCTTGCGCGATCATCCTCGCTATTGCTTATCGACAAATCTTTGGTTATCCGCGCCAAATTCAAGCGGGGATTCAATTTTCATCGAAAGTGTTATTGAGGTTGGCAATCGTGTTATACGGTTTAAAACTTAACATCGGATTGGTTTTGAGCCAAGGATTGGGACTCTTGCTTCAAGACGCCATCATTATCATGTCAGTCATTATAGTGATGATGCTACTTGCCAAGCGCTTAAAGGCGGAAACCTCCCTCTCTTTACTGCTGGCTATTGGAACTGGCGTATGCGGCGCCGCGGCAATCGCAGCGGCTTCACCTATCTTAAAGTCAAAAGATGAGGACACCGCGCTTGGTGTCGGTATAATCGCTTTAGTTGGAACGATCTTTGCAATTATCTATACAGTCGTTAGACCTTTTCTTCCGATTTCACCTTTGCATTACGGAATCTGGTCGGGGGTCAGCCTGCATGAACTAGCCCATGTTGTATTAGCTGCTGCGCCAGCGGGGCAGGATCCTTTAGCCATCGCCCTACTGGCTAAACTGGGGCGTGTTTTCTTGCTTATTCCCTTATGTTTCATTTTAATGTTTTGGATGAATAAAAATCAGATGAGCGTATCCGCCACATCGAAATCAAAGATTTCATTTCCATGGTTCCTAATCGGTTTCATCATCATGAGTATCATTGGCAGCTATATATTAGGCGTTTATATTCCTGTTTCGCCTACATTTAACGCTACAATGACTCAACTGACGACCTTCACCTTAACAATGGCGATGACTGGCTTAGGTCTCAATGTTAATTTACATGATGCTCTAACAAAGGCTTTCCGTCCATTGTTAGCAATGACCTTCACTTCCATCCTTTTATCCATTGCCACGTACTTTTTTAATTATTAA
- a CDS encoding Lrp/AsnC family transcriptional regulator, which translates to MNLRDIDETDMEILRYLSDNGRMSNAELGRMLNLSRAAVRERVNSLVEKGVIDRFTIIVDPRKAGTLLSVYLNIEVEWLKLESVANEISEYAEITNVYQMSGKPHLHSHGMFDDPDHVGEFINKLQEIEGITHITSELLLRRFKEQHSILI; encoded by the coding sequence TTGAACCTGAGAGATATCGATGAGACTGATATGGAGATTTTAAGATACTTGTCGGATAATGGTCGAATGAGTAACGCGGAACTGGGTAGAATGTTAAATCTTTCAAGAGCTGCGGTGCGTGAACGGGTTAATTCACTTGTGGAAAAAGGTGTAATTGACAGATTTACAATTATTGTTGATCCACGGAAAGCGGGTACTCTTTTATCGGTCTATTTAAATATTGAAGTTGAGTGGTTAAAGCTTGAATCTGTGGCGAATGAAATTTCAGAATATGCGGAAATTACGAATGTTTATCAGATGAGCGGTAAACCGCATTTGCATTCGCATGGCATGTTTGATGATCCCGATCATGTTGGGGAATTTATTAATAAGTTACAGGAGATTGAGGGAATCACTCATATTACAAGCGAGTTATTGCTGCGTAGGTTTAAGGAACAACATTCGATTCTTATATAA
- a CDS encoding GerAB/ArcD/ProY family transporter, producing the protein MKLDNSKISSLQMAILIFPMVIATGDLLLPAVMSHHADRDAWISVILSSFIGFIVVYICYQLHKAYPKLTYIQYMESILGKPLGKCAGLLTLSYFIINNATVVRQYGEFIAGSFLPKTPMFFILGSMVLICACAVKAGLETLARLAEMFVPIIIILWILIILLLIPDMNFKNITPLMANGFLPVIKGAIPPAGWYTHVMIIAFLLPSVTDQEKGLKWGMISVFGIFLTLFFINLATLFVFGRITPSLMYPVMSAVSYISFAEFLEHLESVIMAIWVTGAFLKISLYFYIANLCFKQVFNLSNERSTVFPLAGLIIILSFWVSPNFQELVQFLRSVSPFVNLTFEMMIPAILLFTLIIRRTLLSS; encoded by the coding sequence ATGAAGCTAGACAATTCAAAAATATCCTCATTGCAAATGGCGATCCTGATCTTTCCGATGGTAATAGCAACGGGTGACCTTTTATTACCCGCTGTGATGAGCCATCATGCGGATCGAGACGCTTGGATCTCTGTCATTCTCTCGTCATTCATTGGATTTATAGTCGTTTACATCTGCTACCAATTGCACAAGGCATATCCAAAGCTAACCTATATCCAATACATGGAGAGTATCTTAGGTAAACCACTTGGAAAATGTGCCGGTTTGCTTACTTTAAGTTACTTCATAATTAACAACGCTACCGTTGTTAGACAATATGGCGAATTTATTGCAGGTAGTTTTCTGCCAAAGACGCCGATGTTCTTCATCTTAGGCAGCATGGTTCTCATTTGCGCCTGCGCCGTCAAAGCCGGCCTAGAAACGTTAGCAAGGCTGGCTGAGATGTTTGTGCCGATCATTATTATACTGTGGATCCTAATCATTCTCTTGCTGATACCGGATATGAACTTTAAAAACATCACTCCCCTAATGGCAAATGGGTTCCTCCCAGTAATAAAGGGAGCTATTCCACCAGCAGGCTGGTATACGCATGTGATGATTATCGCTTTTTTACTTCCATCTGTAACCGATCAAGAAAAAGGGCTAAAGTGGGGAATGATCTCCGTATTTGGTATCTTCCTAACACTCTTTTTCATTAATCTCGCTACCTTGTTTGTATTTGGACGCATTACGCCAAGTTTAATGTATCCCGTGATGAGCGCAGTTAGTTACATCAGTTTCGCAGAATTTCTAGAACATCTCGAGTCCGTTATCATGGCGATATGGGTAACGGGCGCCTTTCTAAAAATCTCACTTTACTTTTACATTGCTAATCTATGTTTTAAACAAGTGTTCAATCTTTCAAACGAGCGGTCCACTGTGTTCCCATTGGCTGGGCTGATCATTATTTTATCGTTTTGGGTAAGTCCCAACTTTCAAGAACTTGTTCAATTCTTAAGATCAGTCTCTCCTTTTGTCAACCTCACGTTCGAAATGATGATTCCTGCCATCCTCTTGTTTACGCTGATCATTCGCAGAACATTATTATCATCATAA
- a CDS encoding Ger(x)C family spore germination protein: protein MKQLYRILLLFSWLPFVAGCWDRIEINDLAIVVGAGVDKKGDEVEVTAQIIVPKVLSAEGGGAGDETMVRTGRGATITDAVADAQTKFSRRIFWGHTKVIVFGEELAREGISEYADFFARHPKARLRSHMYVSKASTAKEVLMLHPALERSSSEVMREMSRSPFQMDVTLKDLLEMLESEAHAAVIPAVSILPVEQGQDPLQTAAYISHTAILGGDQMIGMVDEQMTKGLLWFTNQIDGATVTIKVAENEFISTNILRAEMELVPEIEGEKWKMTVKGRLVDEIIMNRSSWDVMNPVDIRKIEQRMEEEAEKQMEAVLKLLQKNYKVDALGFADAFERKYPQQWNQVEGNWVDIFSTVEVHYDLKGKVKRPGMSTNSQGM from the coding sequence ATGAAACAGCTTTATCGCATTCTCCTATTATTTAGTTGGTTGCCATTCGTAGCAGGGTGTTGGGATCGAATCGAAATCAATGATTTGGCGATTGTTGTTGGAGCTGGTGTAGATAAAAAAGGAGATGAGGTGGAAGTTACGGCGCAAATCATCGTTCCTAAAGTATTAAGCGCCGAAGGGGGCGGAGCGGGAGATGAAACGATGGTCCGAACAGGAAGGGGAGCAACGATTACCGATGCTGTGGCTGATGCGCAAACGAAATTTTCTAGAAGAATTTTTTGGGGCCATACGAAAGTGATTGTATTTGGTGAGGAATTAGCTAGAGAGGGAATCAGTGAATATGCCGATTTTTTTGCGCGTCATCCAAAGGCCCGTTTACGTAGCCATATGTACGTCAGCAAAGCATCCACCGCAAAAGAAGTGTTGATGCTTCATCCCGCTTTGGAAAGAAGCTCCTCAGAAGTAATGCGTGAAATGTCGAGATCTCCTTTTCAAATGGATGTTACTTTAAAAGACTTATTAGAAATGTTGGAATCGGAAGCGCATGCCGCTGTAATCCCAGCTGTTAGTATTCTCCCAGTTGAACAAGGTCAAGATCCGTTACAGACAGCCGCCTACATTAGTCACACCGCAATCCTTGGAGGAGATCAAATGATTGGAATGGTAGATGAGCAAATGACGAAAGGATTGCTCTGGTTTACGAATCAAATTGACGGAGCCACTGTAACAATCAAGGTAGCTGAAAATGAGTTTATTTCCACAAACATTTTGCGGGCGGAAATGGAATTGGTTCCAGAAATAGAAGGAGAGAAGTGGAAAATGACTGTAAAAGGAAGACTGGTGGATGAGATCATTATGAATCGATCAAGTTGGGATGTAATGAATCCAGTAGATATTCGGAAGATTGAACAAAGAATGGAAGAAGAGGCAGAAAAGCAAATGGAGGCGGTCCTTAAGCTTTTACAGAAAAATTACAAGGTAGATGCGCTTGGCTTTGCGGACGCTTTCGAACGGAAGTATCCGCAGCAGTGGAACCAAGTTGAAGGTAATTGGGTTGATATTTTCTCAACGGTCGAAGTTCACTATGATCTAAAAGGAAAAGTGAAGCGGCCCGGCATGTCGACAAACTCACAAGGGATGTAA
- a CDS encoding spore germination protein, whose product MRLFRKKSKQNQTKETVPVEQSAAEPISLSTHFSENIQYFKRVYQDCDDVVFRSFLVGNQTEATIIYIDGLANTEEIDARVLSPLMNEQIDPEANRLWLQQKLAVANVTELGSISECIEHISAGSPVLVIAGEEVTFSLGLTKWERRSVNEPTGEAVVRGPKEGFTESIGVNTALLRRRIKSPKLKMRNMKMGRLTQTDVVLAYIQGIADPILIDEATVRLERIDIDGILEGGYIEELIQDHPVSPFPQILNTERTDVAVSSLLEGRFVILVDGTPFTLVAPVSLYSFLQSSEDYYGGFWLNTAVRWLRYLFLVISLLFPSLYVAVLTFHQEMTPTSLLISIASSREQVPFPALIEALIMEITFEALREAGIRLPSQVGPAVGIVGALVIGQAAVQAGIVSAPMVMVVAITGIASFAIPRYAVGITFRLLRFPMILLAGTMGLLGIMLGIIMIIIHLCSLRSFGIPYLAPMAPMRFREMKDVLIRAPWWMLNTRPDLTDGPYNKFRQIPRRKSDTKEEKR is encoded by the coding sequence ATGCGTCTATTTCGAAAAAAGTCTAAACAGAATCAAACTAAAGAGACTGTTCCAGTCGAGCAGTCTGCTGCTGAACCTATTTCTTTATCTACGCATTTTAGTGAAAACATTCAATATTTTAAAAGGGTCTACCAAGATTGTGATGACGTCGTTTTCCGGTCATTTTTAGTCGGGAATCAAACAGAAGCGACTATTATCTACATTGACGGGCTAGCAAATACAGAAGAGATCGATGCTCGAGTGTTATCTCCGTTGATGAATGAACAGATCGATCCAGAAGCAAACCGTTTGTGGCTACAACAAAAATTAGCCGTGGCTAATGTAACTGAGCTTGGTTCAATTAGTGAGTGTATCGAACATATTTCAGCAGGCAGTCCCGTGTTAGTGATCGCGGGTGAAGAAGTTACCTTCTCGTTAGGACTGACAAAATGGGAAAGACGCTCAGTCAATGAGCCGACGGGAGAAGCGGTCGTGCGCGGACCGAAAGAAGGTTTTACGGAATCGATTGGAGTCAATACCGCCTTGTTGCGTAGAAGAATTAAGAGTCCAAAATTAAAAATGAGAAATATGAAAATGGGGCGTTTGACACAAACCGATGTTGTTTTAGCTTACATCCAGGGAATTGCTGATCCGATTTTAATTGATGAAGCAACCGTTCGTCTCGAGCGAATTGATATTGATGGCATTCTTGAGGGTGGCTACATTGAGGAGTTAATTCAAGATCACCCCGTTTCTCCTTTTCCGCAAATTCTAAATACTGAACGAACGGATGTCGCCGTCTCTAGCTTGTTAGAGGGGCGCTTTGTGATTTTAGTCGATGGCACTCCCTTTACGCTTGTCGCTCCAGTGAGCCTGTATTCGTTTTTACAATCGAGCGAGGACTATTATGGAGGGTTTTGGTTAAACACGGCTGTCCGTTGGTTACGGTATTTATTTTTGGTCATTTCACTTCTATTCCCCTCATTGTATGTTGCGGTCCTCACTTTTCACCAAGAAATGACGCCGACTTCTTTATTAATCAGTATCGCCTCGTCTAGGGAACAAGTTCCTTTTCCTGCCCTTATAGAGGCGTTAATTATGGAGATTACGTTCGAAGCGTTGCGAGAAGCGGGGATTCGTTTACCGAGCCAAGTAGGGCCAGCTGTTGGGATTGTCGGAGCCTTAGTTATTGGTCAGGCAGCGGTTCAAGCGGGAATTGTTTCGGCGCCGATGGTGATGGTTGTAGCGATTACGGGAATTGCCTCCTTTGCTATACCTCGCTACGCAGTGGGAATTACGTTCCGCTTGCTTCGATTCCCGATGATTTTGTTAGCGGGCACGATGGGTTTACTTGGAATTATGCTGGGGATCATCATGATCATTATTCATTTATGCTCACTGCGTTCTTTTGGTATTCCATACTTGGCTCCAATGGCTCCCATGCGATTTCGTGAAATGAAAGATGTTCTAATAAGAGCTCCGTGGTGGATGCTAAATACCCGACCTGATCTTACGGATGGCCCCTACAATAAATTCCGTCAGATCCCTAGACGGAAATCGGATACGAAGGAGGAGAAAAGATGA
- a CDS encoding MFS transporter has product MGHVDPVAPQTEATPRLWTRAFIILTISNLFLFLSFQMLIPTLPVFVANMGGDELAVGMVISVFTISALLARPFAGKALDSMDRRKVLVIGLILFILCSSGYYWMSTIFLVLSLRFIHGIGWGISTTAYGTIVSDLIPQQRRGEGMGYYGLSSNFAMAFAPLIGIWIMNDMGFGPLFTVSVTLGVIGLILSQFIHYPEPQRAPQSSSDEPERKGNFYAGLVERSSLFPSLLMLMISVTYGGIVSFITLFGKEVGIGNVGWFFLGNAVVIMLTRPFAGKLFDMKGHAWVLLPGIICLASGVLLLSFADTTTSLLIAAIFYGFGFGAVQPSLQAWTIDRAAPHRRGAANSTFFSAFDLGIGIGAMGLGAIANASSYALMYRYSAIMTVSFLVVYGWYLVRNRMNV; this is encoded by the coding sequence ATGGGTCATGTAGATCCAGTGGCGCCACAAACTGAAGCAACGCCTCGATTGTGGACCCGAGCGTTTATTATATTAACAATTTCAAACCTATTTTTATTTCTAAGTTTTCAGATGTTGATTCCGACTCTCCCTGTTTTTGTCGCTAATATGGGTGGGGATGAACTTGCGGTAGGGATGGTTATCAGTGTATTCACAATTTCTGCCTTATTGGCTCGACCATTCGCAGGTAAAGCGCTAGATTCGATGGATCGAAGAAAAGTGTTAGTGATCGGGTTAATTTTGTTTATTTTATGCTCTTCAGGTTATTATTGGATGTCCACCATCTTTTTGGTCCTCTCGCTTCGCTTTATTCACGGGATCGGTTGGGGAATCTCCACGACAGCATATGGAACGATTGTTTCTGATCTGATTCCACAGCAACGTCGCGGGGAAGGCATGGGGTACTATGGGCTGTCGAGCAACTTTGCGATGGCGTTTGCCCCGTTGATAGGGATTTGGATTATGAATGATATGGGGTTTGGCCCTTTATTCACAGTGTCGGTGACCCTCGGAGTCATTGGACTTATTCTCTCCCAATTTATACACTATCCTGAACCGCAGCGCGCCCCGCAATCATCTTCAGATGAACCTGAACGCAAAGGTAATTTCTATGCGGGGCTTGTGGAAAGAAGTTCTTTGTTTCCTTCTCTGTTGATGTTAATGATATCGGTCACTTATGGGGGGATAGTTAGCTTTATAACGCTGTTTGGAAAAGAAGTCGGCATTGGGAATGTAGGGTGGTTCTTTTTAGGTAATGCCGTCGTTATTATGCTAACACGCCCATTTGCCGGAAAATTGTTTGATATGAAAGGTCATGCATGGGTGTTGTTGCCGGGGATTATATGTTTAGCCAGCGGTGTGCTTCTTCTTTCTTTTGCGGATACAACCACAAGTTTATTGATTGCGGCTATCTTTTATGGGTTTGGTTTTGGAGCTGTTCAACCCTCCTTACAAGCTTGGACAATTGATCGAGCAGCTCCTCATCGTCGCGGCGCGGCAAACAGCACCTTTTTTTCCGCCTTTGATTTAGGAATCGGGATCGGGGCGATGGGTCTAGGAGCTATTGCAAATGCCTCTTCCTATGCGTTGATGTATCGTTATTCAGCTATCATGACAGTCAGTTTTCTGGTGGTTTACGGTTGGTACTTGGTTAGAAATAGAATGAATGTATAA
- a CDS encoding sulfite reductase subunit alpha: MQANVVKNAPFTRMNPFPGKILKNIDLNGEGSNKETRHLEISLEGSGLSYVPGDALGIYPENDPELVAALIDLMKWDADAPVAINKDGETLPLKEALTKHFDITNLSRKIVQEAANFTESADLKGLVEDAAQLREYLNGRDLLDLLQDFGPWSASAEDITALLRRMTPRLYSIASSIDAHPNEVHLTIGAVRYTAHGRERKGVCSVQCAERVNEGDTLPVFVQPNKMFYLPESKDTDIIMVGPGTGIAPFRSFIEERAVTKAEGKSWLFFGDQHVASDFLYKEELEKYQEDGVLTKLDTAFSRDTDQKVYVQHKMLENGKEIFEWLDNGAYFYVCGDRLYMAKDVNDALITIIEQEGKMSREDAEAYLENLSKEGRYQRDVY, encoded by the coding sequence ATGCAGGCGAATGTAGTCAAGAACGCACCGTTTACAAGGATGAATCCGTTTCCTGGGAAGATCTTAAAGAATATCGACCTAAACGGAGAAGGATCCAATAAAGAAACAAGACATCTTGAAATTTCATTAGAAGGATCCGGTCTAAGCTATGTGCCAGGAGATGCTTTAGGTATTTATCCTGAGAACGATCCTGAATTAGTAGCTGCTTTGATCGATTTGATGAAGTGGGATGCGGATGCACCTGTTGCGATTAACAAAGACGGGGAAACACTTCCGCTTAAAGAAGCGTTAACGAAGCACTTTGACATTACGAATCTTTCTAGAAAGATTGTCCAAGAAGCAGCGAATTTCACTGAAAGCGCAGATCTAAAAGGACTTGTAGAAGATGCGGCTCAGTTAAGAGAGTATCTGAATGGGCGCGATTTACTTGATTTATTGCAAGATTTCGGTCCATGGAGCGCTTCAGCGGAAGACATCACAGCTCTACTAAGAAGAATGACACCACGTCTATACTCTATTGCTAGCAGCATTGATGCTCATCCAAATGAGGTTCATTTGACAATTGGCGCTGTGCGTTACACAGCTCATGGTCGCGAGCGTAAAGGAGTATGTTCAGTTCAATGCGCAGAGCGAGTTAACGAGGGCGATACATTGCCTGTATTTGTTCAACCGAACAAAATGTTCTACCTACCCGAGTCTAAAGATACAGACATCATTATGGTTGGTCCTGGAACTGGAATCGCGCCATTCCGTTCGTTTATTGAAGAGCGCGCAGTAACGAAAGCAGAAGGTAAGAGTTGGTTATTCTTTGGAGACCAGCACGTTGCTTCAGACTTCTTATACAAAGAAGAGTTAGAGAAATATCAAGAGGATGGGGTTCTAACAAAGTTAGATACAGCATTCTCGCGTGATACCGATCAAAAAGTATATGTGCAACATAAGATGCTTGAAAATGGCAAGGAAATCTTTGAGTGGTTAGATAATGGCGCGTATTTCTACGTGTGTGGAGATAGGCTCTACATGGCAAAAGACGTAAACGATGCGCTAATTACAATTATCGAACAAGAAGGTAAAATGAGCCGTGAAGATGCGGAAGCGTATCTTGAAAACCTGAGCAAGGAAGGCCGTTACCAACGTGACGTTTACTAA
- a CDS encoding cold-shock protein — MQTGTVKWFNAEKGFGFIEREDGDDVFVHFSAINSDGFKSLDEGERVQFEVVQGQRGEQAANVSKL, encoded by the coding sequence ATGCAAACAGGAACAGTTAAATGGTTTAATGCAGAAAAAGGGTTTGGATTTATCGAAAGAGAAGATGGAGACGATGTTTTCGTACACTTCAGCGCGATTAATAGCGATGGATTTAAATCTCTAGATGAGGGAGAACGAGTACAGTTTGAAGTTGTTCAAGGACAACGCGGCGAGCAAGCAGCAAACGTTAGTAAGTTATAA
- a CDS encoding NADH:flavin oxidoreductase/NADH oxidase translates to MSNHLFSPFSIKGLELKNRVVMAPMCQYSVAAKDGVPNDWHYTHYVSRAVGGVGLIIMEMTDVEPDGRISDYDLGLWSDDQIPAFSRIIKAVQQHGAKIGIQIAHAGRKAEDAGQPVAPSPLRFPGPDYKQPRALTTGEVKETVQLYAEAARRAVQAGVDVLEIHGAHGYLIHQFQSPLTNQRDDEYGRDLERFGVEVIQAMKREMPSDMPLIFRISAIEYADGGYELDHAIKLCRAYKEAGVDLFHVSSGGEGVAGEKKPGNYPGYQVPFARAIREAVSIPVIAVGMLESPDLAQSVIANDDADLVAIGRELLRDPYWTIRAARILGEETSIPRQYRHFF, encoded by the coding sequence TTGTCAAATCATTTATTTTCCCCTTTTTCAATTAAAGGTCTTGAGTTAAAAAATAGGGTTGTCATGGCTCCAATGTGCCAGTATTCTGTTGCGGCGAAAGATGGTGTTCCGAATGACTGGCATTATACGCATTATGTTAGTCGCGCTGTTGGTGGCGTCGGTCTCATCATTATGGAGATGACAGATGTAGAGCCTGATGGGCGAATCTCCGATTATGATCTTGGCTTGTGGTCTGATGACCAAATTCCCGCCTTTTCTCGAATTATTAAGGCGGTCCAGCAACATGGGGCAAAGATTGGAATTCAAATTGCTCACGCAGGCCGTAAAGCTGAGGATGCTGGGCAACCCGTCGCTCCCTCACCCCTTCGATTTCCTGGTCCTGATTATAAACAACCACGGGCATTAACGACAGGTGAAGTAAAAGAGACGGTACAACTTTATGCGGAAGCCGCTAGACGCGCAGTCCAAGCGGGAGTGGATGTGCTCGAAATTCACGGAGCTCACGGTTATTTAATTCATCAATTTCAATCACCGTTAACGAACCAAAGAGATGATGAATATGGACGTGATTTAGAGCGATTTGGTGTGGAAGTGATTCAAGCGATGAAGCGTGAAATGCCATCGGACATGCCTCTTATTTTTAGAATTTCTGCTATTGAGTATGCGGATGGCGGTTATGAACTTGATCATGCGATCAAACTTTGTCGCGCTTATAAAGAAGCGGGTGTTGATTTGTTTCACGTAAGTTCAGGCGGTGAAGGGGTAGCGGGAGAGAAAAAGCCAGGTAATTATCCTGGTTACCAGGTTCCATTTGCTCGGGCGATTCGCGAAGCTGTATCGATCCCTGTTATTGCCGTCGGCATGTTGGAAAGTCCCGATTTGGCCCAGTCAGTCATTGCGAATGACGATGCGGATTTAGTCGCGATTGGCAGGGAATTATTACGTGATCCGTACTGGACCATTCGGGCCGCCCGTATACTTGGGGAGGAAACTAGTATTCCGCGGCAATACCGACACTTTTTTTAA
- a CDS encoding ABC transporter ATP-binding protein, whose protein sequence is MGPLLELKQITKQYPTSFPLRGKGKGVEALRDVSLSIKEGEIIGLVGQSGSGKSTLGEIILQLEKPTEGHVMFAGKNLSTVSKKARKQMRRDIQMVFQDPYETMHPSFTVFDTIAEPLRIHGWRQKEQIRKKVYETLAQVELSPVEDYINRFPHELSGGQLQRIAIARAIVLNPRFLVADEPVSMLDVSIRAGILHLLKQLNDTFKLTMLYISHDLSTVSYLCDRLAVLYKGEIVEIGPTKKVLESPQHPYTQALLTAIPMFPHNRSVIV, encoded by the coding sequence ATGGGTCCATTGCTTGAATTAAAACAGATTACAAAACAATACCCAACTTCATTTCCTTTAAGAGGAAAAGGTAAAGGGGTGGAGGCGCTCCGCGATGTTTCTCTTTCGATTAAAGAGGGTGAAATTATTGGTCTTGTCGGGCAAAGCGGATCTGGAAAATCAACGCTCGGTGAGATTATTCTTCAACTTGAAAAACCAACGGAAGGTCATGTTATGTTCGCGGGTAAAAACCTCTCTACTGTAAGTAAAAAAGCTAGGAAACAAATGAGACGAGATATCCAAATGGTTTTTCAAGATCCATATGAAACGATGCATCCTTCATTCACTGTATTTGATACGATTGCTGAACCGCTTCGCATCCATGGATGGAGGCAGAAAGAACAGATTAGAAAAAAGGTATATGAAACTCTCGCTCAAGTAGAGCTAAGCCCGGTAGAGGATTATATCAATCGCTTTCCACATGAATTAAGTGGAGGGCAATTGCAACGCATTGCGATCGCGAGGGCAATTGTGTTGAATCCGCGGTTCCTTGTCGCAGATGAACCCGTGTCCATGCTAGACGTTTCCATACGGGCTGGGATTTTACATTTACTAAAACAGTTGAATGACACGTTTAAATTGACGATGCTCTATATATCTCATGATTTATCGACAGTTTCGTATTTGTGTGATCGACTGGCTGTTCTATATAAAGGTGAAATCGTAGAAATCGGTCCGACAAAAAAGGTGCTCGAATCACCGCAGCACCCCTATACACAAGCATTGCTTACGGCAATCCCGATGTTTCCTCATAACCGCTCTGTTATTGTATAA